In one window of Nicotiana tabacum cultivar K326 chromosome 12, ASM71507v2, whole genome shotgun sequence DNA:
- the LOC107796411 gene encoding putative FBD-associated F-box protein At5g56430 gives MVYGEHRTARARLRHDPVECKIDKLSDELLVAILSYLSLKEAATTSLISRRWRYLWQYTSGCLEFYDVDKRPEAALEIMKFCCNLKSLSLFGVNAKEEILEFFLSNCPYLEQVCVSGSECLRNLKVTGPHPSLKSMEISWCHNVKGLEIDAPNLMSFKYIGPDILVPFQNVPQLSELTIGSHYCYSFIFNADKHTSYSSKLRKLKLKAMRASWFTLDYPDNFPRLNNLRELELDLMLEARESLHFFTFFIKAAPLLS, from the exons ATGGTTTATGGAGAACATCGTACCGCTCGTGCTCGACTTCGACAT GATCCTGTGGAGTGTAAGATTGACAAATTGTCGGACGAGTTGCTTGTGGCCATTCTTTCATATTTATCCCTGAAGGAAGCAGCAACAACCTCCCTTATCTCTCGTAGATGGAGATATTTATGGCAATATACATCTGGTTGTCTTGAGTTTTATGATGTGGATAAAAGGCCGGAGGCAGCACTCGAAATTATGAA ATTTTGTTGTAATCTGAAATCACTTAGCCTGTTCGGTGTCAATGCCAAGGAGGAGATCCTTGAGTTTTTTCTCTCCAATTGTCCATATCTCGAGCAAGTCTGTGTTTCAGGTTCTGAATGTTTACGGAATTTGAAAGTTACTGGCCCACATCCAAGTTTGAAGTCCATGGAAATATCATGGTGTCACAATGTCAAGGGTCTAGAGATTGATGCTCCAAACCTAATGTCTTTTAAATACATAGGACCTGATATACTTGTGCCTTTTCAGAATGTTCCGCAGTTATCTGAGCTAACAATTGGAAGTCACTAttgttattcttttatttttaatgcTGACAAGCACACAAGCTATTCCTCTAAGCTGAGGAAGCTTAAACTAAAG GCTATGAGGGCAAGTTGGTTCACATTAGATTACCCCGATAATTTCCCTAGACTGAACAATCTAAGGGAGTTGGAATTGGACCTTATGTTAGAAGCTCGTGAAAGCCTGCACTTCTTCACTTTTTTTATCAAGGCAGCTCCTTTGCTGTCTTGA